In the Quadrisphaera sp. RL12-1S genome, one interval contains:
- a CDS encoding VOC family protein, whose protein sequence is MDDDDTRPRLRVTSVTLAASDAQRLAAFYSRLLGSPVTADEPGWAQVRPASPDLGPVLSFEHDARFTRPTWPSEPSAQHATAHLDVHVDDLDAAVTWALEVGAVLDPFQPQDDVRVLRDPDGHPFCLFT, encoded by the coding sequence GTGGACGACGACGACACCCGCCCCCGCCTGCGGGTCACCTCCGTGACGCTGGCCGCCTCCGACGCGCAGCGGCTGGCGGCCTTCTACTCCCGGCTGCTGGGCAGTCCGGTGACCGCGGACGAGCCCGGCTGGGCGCAGGTCCGTCCCGCCAGCCCGGACCTCGGGCCCGTGCTGAGCTTCGAGCACGACGCGCGCTTCACCCGCCCGACCTGGCCCAGCGAGCCGAGCGCGCAGCACGCGACCGCGCACCTCGACGTCCACGTCGACGACCTCGACGCCGCCGTCACCTGGGCCCTGGAGGTGGGCGCGGTGCTGGACCCGTTCCAGCCGCAGGACGACGTCCGCGTCCTGCGTGATCCCGACGGGCACCCCTTCTGCCTCTTCACCTGA
- a CDS encoding flavin-containing monooxygenase encodes MGAGPSGLSTAAVLTACGHDVVVFEAAPDVGGVWSTTRAYPGVSTQDDRTSYAFSDTPMPADHPEHPSGDQVRAYLHEYARSKGLLDRIHLRTRVEAAEPTADGEGWLVRTTGPGPGTAAEMTTTTHAVDWLVMASGVFSTPHVPDWPGRDAFEAAGGRVVEPTRLGDGAALAGQRVVVVGWGKTACDVAAASAATAASTTVLARALRWKVPKRLAAGLTFRHLLLTRAGEHLLDPRHDRPALRALALADAPLRRATAWLLARHVARRCGLRELGLLPAVSLPHSDSLVTDGFFEAVRAGRVAVRREVSVRALAAVGDEPGVVLSDGRWLPADVVVAATGFEQDLSLLAPEVRAALLDDDGVMALDRRVLPLRVPRLAFAGWGNTYRSPLTAEVGAVWLAAHLAGELRPRRRADVERRADRYHLTHARAAAHGEPQLPSGSFGALDDLLADLGMPLPRRVRWRQWTRPLTPDTYAHLLPALQRRLVARGLLDASVPRPREAHEATASARTGRSVRS; translated from the coding sequence GTGGGAGCCGGTCCGTCCGGCCTGTCCACCGCCGCCGTGCTGACGGCGTGCGGGCACGACGTGGTCGTCTTCGAGGCCGCACCGGACGTCGGCGGCGTGTGGAGCACCACCCGCGCCTACCCCGGGGTGTCCACCCAGGACGACCGCACCTCCTACGCCTTCTCCGACACCCCCATGCCGGCCGACCACCCCGAGCACCCGAGTGGCGACCAGGTCCGCGCCTACCTGCACGAGTACGCGCGCAGCAAGGGGCTGCTGGACCGCATCCACCTGCGCACGCGCGTGGAGGCCGCCGAGCCCACCGCCGACGGCGAGGGCTGGCTGGTGCGCACCACCGGCCCCGGCCCCGGCACCGCCGCGGAGATGACGACGACGACGCACGCCGTCGACTGGCTCGTCATGGCCAGCGGCGTCTTCTCCACCCCCCACGTGCCCGACTGGCCGGGCCGTGACGCGTTCGAGGCGGCCGGCGGCCGGGTCGTCGAGCCCACCCGGCTCGGTGACGGCGCTGCGCTCGCGGGACAGCGGGTGGTGGTGGTCGGCTGGGGCAAGACCGCGTGCGACGTCGCGGCGGCCAGCGCCGCCACGGCGGCCTCCACCACGGTGCTGGCCCGGGCCCTGCGCTGGAAGGTGCCCAAGCGCTTGGCCGCCGGCCTCACGTTCCGCCACCTGCTGCTGACGCGGGCCGGGGAGCACCTGCTGGACCCCCGCCACGACCGCCCGGCGCTGCGCGCGCTGGCGCTGGCCGACGCCCCGCTGCGGCGGGCGACGGCCTGGCTGCTGGCCCGGCACGTGGCCCGGCGCTGCGGGCTGCGCGAGCTGGGCCTGCTGCCCGCGGTGTCGCTGCCGCACTCCGACAGCCTCGTCACCGACGGCTTCTTCGAGGCGGTGCGCGCCGGGCGGGTCGCGGTGCGCCGCGAGGTGTCGGTGCGGGCGCTGGCCGCCGTCGGGGACGAGCCGGGGGTGGTGCTGTCCGACGGGCGGTGGCTGCCCGCCGACGTGGTGGTGGCGGCGACGGGCTTCGAGCAGGACCTGTCGCTGCTGGCACCCGAGGTCCGTGCGGCGCTCCTCGACGACGACGGCGTCATGGCCCTCGACCGGCGCGTCCTGCCGCTGCGCGTGCCGCGGCTGGCGTTCGCCGGGTGGGGCAACACCTACCGCAGCCCGCTGACCGCCGAGGTCGGGGCGGTGTGGCTGGCCGCCCACCTGGCCGGGGAGCTGCGCCCGCGCCGGCGCGCCGACGTGGAGCGCCGCGCCGACCGCTACCACCTCACCCACGCCCGCGCCGCCGCCCACGGCGAGCCGCAGCTGCCGAGCGGCTCGTTCGGCGCCCTCGACGACCTCCTGGCGGACCTCGGGATGCCGCTGCCGCGCCGGGTGCGGTGGCGTCAGTGGACCCGGCCGCTGACCCCGGACACGTACGCCCACCTGCTGCCCGCGCTGCAGCGCCGGCTGGTGGCCCGCGGGCTGCTCGACGCGTCCGTGCCGCGGCCTCGCGAGGCGCACGAGGCGACGGCCAGTGCCAGGACGGGCCGCTCCGTCAGGTCGTGA
- a CDS encoding exonuclease domain-containing protein has translation MHFPGTAGFAVLDLETTGFSPRTERVVEVAVVHVSPDGVAGAEWSTLVHPGRAGVGATQVHGIRPADVRSAPRFADVVAALVEVLAGRVLVAHNTAFDVPFLRAEMERAGVLMPDVAQLCTLAESRRHLPHLLKRKLADCCAAAGVRLTGAHSALGDARATAELLTCYLRSAGPGAHTGLLRRATTTAWPAVAPPPHPPVLRRRGAVAAPAAPTTPTTPRTTTTAAPRLAALPSLPALTAGDAVVFTGGDPDVRALLEARCRQRGLRVTSAVSRRTRLLVTDDVHSGTRKATRALELGTPVADPATAAVLIETARPAPVPAPEVVDLRPSRVRAW, from the coding sequence GTGCACTTCCCCGGCACAGCAGGCTTCGCAGTGCTCGACCTCGAGACCACCGGCTTCTCCCCGCGCACCGAGCGCGTCGTGGAGGTGGCGGTGGTCCACGTCTCCCCCGACGGCGTGGCCGGCGCGGAGTGGTCCACGCTCGTCCACCCCGGCCGGGCGGGCGTCGGCGCCACCCAGGTGCACGGCATCCGCCCCGCCGACGTGCGCTCCGCCCCGCGCTTCGCGGACGTCGTCGCGGCCCTGGTGGAGGTGCTCGCCGGGCGCGTGCTGGTGGCGCACAACACCGCCTTCGACGTGCCGTTCCTGCGCGCCGAGATGGAGCGCGCGGGCGTGCTCATGCCCGACGTGGCCCAGCTGTGCACCCTCGCGGAGAGCCGCCGCCACCTGCCGCACCTGCTCAAGCGCAAGCTGGCCGACTGCTGCGCCGCCGCCGGCGTCCGGCTCACCGGCGCCCACTCCGCCCTCGGTGACGCGCGCGCCACCGCCGAGCTGCTCACCTGCTACCTGCGCTCCGCGGGACCGGGCGCGCACACCGGGCTCCTGCGCCGCGCGACCACCACCGCCTGGCCCGCCGTCGCTCCCCCGCCGCACCCGCCCGTGCTGCGCCGGCGCGGAGCCGTGGCCGCACCCGCAGCACCGACAACACCGACAACACCGAGGACGACGACGACGGCGGCGCCACGGCTCGCAGCTCTGCCGTCGCTGCCGGCGTTGACTGCCGGCGACGCCGTCGTCTTCACCGGCGGTGACCCGGACGTGCGCGCCCTGCTGGAGGCCCGCTGCCGCCAGCGCGGCCTGCGCGTGACCAGTGCCGTCTCACGGCGCACGAGGCTGCTCGTCACCGACGACGTGCACTCCGGCACCCGCAAGGCCACCCGCGCCCTGGAGCTGGGCACGCCCGTGGCCGACCCCGCGACCGCGGCCGTGCTCATCGAGACGGCGCGCCCCGCGCCGGTGCCGGCGCCAGAAGTCGTCGACCTCCGCCCGAGCCGCGTTCGCGCCTGGTGA